A genome region from Anastrepha obliqua isolate idAnaObli1 chromosome 4, idAnaObli1_1.0, whole genome shotgun sequence includes the following:
- the LOC129245119 gene encoding calcium-transporting ATPase sarcoplasmic/endoplasmic reticulum type isoform X2 has product MEDGHAKTVEQALNFFGTDPERGLTLEQVKSNQKKYGPNELPTEEGKTIWQLVLEQFDDLLVKILLLAAIISFVLALFEEHEDTFTAFVEPLVILLILIANAVVGVWQERNAESAIEALKEYEPEMGKVVRQDKSGIQKIRAKEIVPGDIVEVSVGDKIPADIRLTHIYSTTLRIDQSILTGESISVIKHTDPIPDPRAVNQDKKNILFSGTNVAAGKARGVVIGTGLNTAIGKIRTEMSETEEIKTPLQQKLDEFGEQLSKVISIICVAVWAINIGHFNDPAHGGSWIKGAIYYFKIAVALAVAAIPEGLPAVITTCLALGTRRMAKKNAIVRSLPSVETLGCTSVICSDKTGTLTTNQMSVSRMFIFDKVEGSDSSFLEFELTGSTYEPLGELFLGGQRVKASEYEALQELATICIMCNDSAIDYNEFKQCFEKVGEATETALIVLAEKLNPFSVNKSGLDRRSAAIIVRQEIETKWKKEFTLEFSRDRKSMSSYCTPLKASRLGTGPKLFVKGAPEGVLDRCTHARVGTSKVPLTSALKSKILALTGQYGTGRDTLRCLALAVADSPMRPDEMDLGDSTKFYQYEINLTFVGVVGMLDPPRKEVFDSIVRCRAAGIRVIVITGDNKATAEAICRRIGVFGEDEDTTGKSYSGREFDDLSPAEQKAACARSRLFSRVEPQHKSKIVEYLQSMNEISAMTGDGVNDAPALKKAEIGIAMGSGTAVAKSAAEMVLADDNFSSIVSAVEEGRAIYNNMKQFIRYLISSNIGEVVSIFLTAALGLPEALIPVQLLWVNLVTDGLPATALGFNPPDLDIMEKPPRKADEGLISGWLFFRYMAIGGYVGAATVGAAAWWFIFAETGPHLTYWQLTHHLSCIGPGDDFKGVDCKIFSDPHAMTMALSVLVTIEMLNAMNSLSENQSLITMPPWCNMWLIGSMALSFTLHFVILYVEVLSTVFQVTPLSGEEWLTVMKFSIPVVLLDETLKFVARKITDVPEAVIVKW; this is encoded by the exons ATGGAAGACGGCCACGCTAAAACCGTCGAACAGGCCTTAAACTTTTTTGGCACAGACCCGGAACGTGGACTAACATTGGAACAAGTTAAATCCAATCAAAAGAAATATGGTCCTAACG AACTGCCGACGGAAGAAG GAAAAACTATTTGGCAGCTTGTTTTAGAGCAATTCGATGATCTTCTTGTGAAAATTCTGTTATTGGCCGCTATCATTTCTTTT GTCTTAGCTTTATTTGAAGAGCACGAAGATACATTCACAGCATTTGTAGAACCTTTagttattcttttaattttgatagCAAATGCCGTTGTAGGTGTATGGCAAGAACGAAATGCTGAGTCTGCTATTGAAGCCCTTAAAGAATATGAGCCTGAAATGGGTAAAGTGGTCCGTCAGGATAAGTCTGGAATTCAGAAAATTAGAGCAAAGGAAATTGTTCCTGGAGATATTGTCGAGGTATCAGTAGGAGATAAAATTCCTGCTGATATTAGATTAACACACATCTACTCGACTACCCTACGAATCGATCAATCAATTCTGACTGGTGAATCAATATCGGTCATTAAACATACCGATCCTATTCCCGATCCACGTGCCGTTAACCAAGACAAAAAGAATATCTTGTTTTCGGGTACAAATGTGGCTGCTGGAAAAGCTCGTGGCGTCGTCATTGGTACGGGTTTGAATACAGCGATTGGAAAAATTCGCACAGAAATGTCAGAAACGGAAGAAATCAAGACTccattacaacaaaaactagaTGAATTTGGCGAGCAGCTCTCAAAGGTTATTTCGATCATTTGTGTTGCTGTGTGGGCTATCAATATTGGTCACTTCAATGATCCCGCTCATGGTGGTTCGTGGATAAAAGGTGCTATCTATTATTTCAAAATCGCTGTTGCTTTGGCTGTTGCAGCCATTCCAGAAGGTTTGCCAGCTGTAATTACAACATGTTTGGCATTGGGTACTCGTCGTAtggcaaagaaaaatgctatcgTGCGATCATTACCATCTGTAGAAACATTAGGTTGCACATCGGTGATTTGCTCAGATAAAACTGGTACTTTAACCACAAATCAAATGTCTGTTTCAAGaatgttcatttttgataaggTCGAAGGCAGTGATAGCAGCTTCCTCGAGTTTGAGCTGACAGGATCCACTTACGAACCTTTGGGTGAACTCTTTTTGGGTGGCCAACGAGTAAAAGCCTCGGAATATGAGGCACTTCAAGAACTCGCTACTATTTGTATTATGTGTAATGATTCCGCAATTGATTACAATGAGTTCAAACAATGCTTTGAAAAGGTAGGTGAAGCGACAGAAACAGCTTTAATTGTACTTGCGGAAAAACTGAATCCCTTCAGTGTAAATAAAAGTGGACTAGATCGTCGTTCAGCCGCTATAATTGTGCGGCAAGAAATCGAAACTAAATGGAAAAAAGAATTCACTCTTGAATTTTCGCGAGATCGTAAATCAATGTCTTCGTACTGTACACCCTTGAAAGCATCGCGCTTGGGGACAGGTCCTAAGTTATTTGTTAAAGGTGCTCCAGAAGGCGTTTTGGATCGTTGTACGCATGCACGTGTTGGAACAAGTAAAGTTCCACTAACTTCTGCTCTCAAGAGCAAAATTTTGGCTCTAACTGGACAGTATGGTACTGGGCGAGATACTTTGCGCTGTCTGGCTTTAGCTGTTGCTGATAGCCCTATGCGCCCAGATGAAATGGACTTGGGCGATTCAACAAAATTCTATcaatatgaaattaatttaacatttgttggtgttgttggcaTGTTAGATCCACCACGTAAAGAAGTTTTCGATTCTATTGTCCGTTGCCGAGCAGCTGGAATCCGTGTTATTGTTATAACTGGCGATAATAAGGCCACTGCTGAAGCCATTTGCCGTCGTATTGGAGTTTTTGGGGAAGACGAAGACACAACTGGAAAATCATACTCCGGTCGTGAATTTGATGACCTTTCACCCGCTGAACAAAAAGCAGCATGTGCCCGATCTAGGTTATTTTCACGTGTAGAACCGCAGCATAAATCGAAAATTGTTGAATATCTacaaagtatgaatgaaatttctGCTATGACAGGTGATGGTGTCAATGATGCACCAGCTCTTAAGAAAGCTGAAATCGGTATTGCAATGGGTTCAGGCACTGCTGTAGCCAAATCAGCTGCCGAGATGGTGCTCGCTGACGATAACTTCTCTTCCATTGTATCTGCAGTTGAAGAAGGCCGTGCAATCTATAATAATATGAAACAGTTTATTCGTTACCTTATTTCGTCGAACATTGGCGAAGTAGTCTCTATCTTCTTAACTGCTGCTTTGGGATTACCAGAAGCTCTGATTCCTGTACAATTGTTATGGGTTAACTTG GTTACAGATGGTCTTCCAGCAACTGCTCTTGGATTCAACCCACCTGACTTGGATATCATGGAGAAACCCCCACGCAAAGCTGACGAAGGTCTTATTTCAGGCTGGCTATTCTTCcg ATACATGGCTATTGGTGGCTATGTGGGAGCTGCAACAGTCGGCGCTGCTGCTTGGTGGTTTATATTTGCGGAAACAGGTCCTCATCTAACCTATTGGCAGCTAACTCACCATTTGTCATGTATTGGCCCAGGGGATGACTTCAAAGGTGTCGACTGCAAAATATTCAGTGACCCTCACGCAATGACTATGGCTCTATCCGTACTTGTAACAATTGAAATGTTAAACGCAATgaacag TTTGTCTGAAAATCAGTCGCTCATTACTATGCCCCCATGGTGCAATATGTGGCTAATTGGTTCTATGGCTCTTTCGTTTACGCTTCATTTTGTTATTCTTTATGTGGAAGTCCTTTCT ACCGTTTTCCAAGTGACTCCACTGTCTGGAGAGGAGTGGCTGACTGTGATGAAATTCTCAATTCCTGTAGTTTTATTAGATGAAACACTGAAATTCGTTGCTAGAAAAATTACTGACG TTCCTGAAGCCGTTATCGTTAAATGGTAA
- the LOC129245119 gene encoding calcium-transporting ATPase sarcoplasmic/endoplasmic reticulum type isoform X3, which produces MEDGHAKTVEQALNFFGTDPERGLTLEQVKSNQKKYGPNELPTEEGKTIWQLVLEQFDDLLVKILLLAAIISFVLALFEEHEDTFTAFVEPLVILLILIANAVVGVWQERNAESAIEALKEYEPEMGKVVRQDKSGIQKIRAKEIVPGDIVEVSVGDKIPADIRLTHIYSTTLRIDQSILTGESISVIKHTDPIPDPRAVNQDKKNILFSGTNVAAGKARGVVIGTGLNTAIGKIRTEMSETEEIKTPLQQKLDEFGEQLSKVISIICVAVWAINIGHFNDPAHGGSWIKGAIYYFKIAVALAVAAIPEGLPAVITTCLALGTRRMAKKNAIVRSLPSVETLGCTSVICSDKTGTLTTNQMSVSRMFIFDKVEGSDSSFLEFELTGSTYEPLGELFLGGQRVKASEYEALQELATICIMCNDSAIDYNEFKQCFEKVGEATETALIVLAEKLNPFSVNKSGLDRRSAAIIVRQEIETKWKKEFTLEFSRDRKSMSSYCTPLKASRLGTGPKLFVKGAPEGVLDRCTHARVGTSKVPLTSALKSKILALTGQYGTGRDTLRCLALAVADSPMRPDEMDLGDSTKFYQYEINLTFVGVVGMLDPPRKEVFDSIVRCRAAGIRVIVITGDNKATAEAICRRIGVFGEDEDTTGKSYSGREFDDLSPAEQKAACARSRLFSRVEPQHKSKIVEYLQSMNEISAMTGDGVNDAPALKKAEIGIAMGSGTAVAKSAAEMVLADDNFSSIVSAVEEGRAIYNNMKQFIRYLISSNIGEVVSIFLTAALGLPEALIPVQLLWVNLVTDGLPATALGFNPPDLDIMEKPPRKADEGLISGWLFFRYMAIGGYVGAATVGAAAWWFIFAETGPHLTYWQLTHHLSCIGPGDDFKGVDCKIFSDPHAMTMALSVLVTIEMLNAMNSLSENQSLITMPPWCNMWLIGSMALSFTLHFVILYVEVLSTVFQVTPLSGEEWLTVMKFSIPVVLLDETLKFVARKITDVNPTFH; this is translated from the exons ATGGAAGACGGCCACGCTAAAACCGTCGAACAGGCCTTAAACTTTTTTGGCACAGACCCGGAACGTGGACTAACATTGGAACAAGTTAAATCCAATCAAAAGAAATATGGTCCTAACG AACTGCCGACGGAAGAAG GAAAAACTATTTGGCAGCTTGTTTTAGAGCAATTCGATGATCTTCTTGTGAAAATTCTGTTATTGGCCGCTATCATTTCTTTT GTCTTAGCTTTATTTGAAGAGCACGAAGATACATTCACAGCATTTGTAGAACCTTTagttattcttttaattttgatagCAAATGCCGTTGTAGGTGTATGGCAAGAACGAAATGCTGAGTCTGCTATTGAAGCCCTTAAAGAATATGAGCCTGAAATGGGTAAAGTGGTCCGTCAGGATAAGTCTGGAATTCAGAAAATTAGAGCAAAGGAAATTGTTCCTGGAGATATTGTCGAGGTATCAGTAGGAGATAAAATTCCTGCTGATATTAGATTAACACACATCTACTCGACTACCCTACGAATCGATCAATCAATTCTGACTGGTGAATCAATATCGGTCATTAAACATACCGATCCTATTCCCGATCCACGTGCCGTTAACCAAGACAAAAAGAATATCTTGTTTTCGGGTACAAATGTGGCTGCTGGAAAAGCTCGTGGCGTCGTCATTGGTACGGGTTTGAATACAGCGATTGGAAAAATTCGCACAGAAATGTCAGAAACGGAAGAAATCAAGACTccattacaacaaaaactagaTGAATTTGGCGAGCAGCTCTCAAAGGTTATTTCGATCATTTGTGTTGCTGTGTGGGCTATCAATATTGGTCACTTCAATGATCCCGCTCATGGTGGTTCGTGGATAAAAGGTGCTATCTATTATTTCAAAATCGCTGTTGCTTTGGCTGTTGCAGCCATTCCAGAAGGTTTGCCAGCTGTAATTACAACATGTTTGGCATTGGGTACTCGTCGTAtggcaaagaaaaatgctatcgTGCGATCATTACCATCTGTAGAAACATTAGGTTGCACATCGGTGATTTGCTCAGATAAAACTGGTACTTTAACCACAAATCAAATGTCTGTTTCAAGaatgttcatttttgataaggTCGAAGGCAGTGATAGCAGCTTCCTCGAGTTTGAGCTGACAGGATCCACTTACGAACCTTTGGGTGAACTCTTTTTGGGTGGCCAACGAGTAAAAGCCTCGGAATATGAGGCACTTCAAGAACTCGCTACTATTTGTATTATGTGTAATGATTCCGCAATTGATTACAATGAGTTCAAACAATGCTTTGAAAAGGTAGGTGAAGCGACAGAAACAGCTTTAATTGTACTTGCGGAAAAACTGAATCCCTTCAGTGTAAATAAAAGTGGACTAGATCGTCGTTCAGCCGCTATAATTGTGCGGCAAGAAATCGAAACTAAATGGAAAAAAGAATTCACTCTTGAATTTTCGCGAGATCGTAAATCAATGTCTTCGTACTGTACACCCTTGAAAGCATCGCGCTTGGGGACAGGTCCTAAGTTATTTGTTAAAGGTGCTCCAGAAGGCGTTTTGGATCGTTGTACGCATGCACGTGTTGGAACAAGTAAAGTTCCACTAACTTCTGCTCTCAAGAGCAAAATTTTGGCTCTAACTGGACAGTATGGTACTGGGCGAGATACTTTGCGCTGTCTGGCTTTAGCTGTTGCTGATAGCCCTATGCGCCCAGATGAAATGGACTTGGGCGATTCAACAAAATTCTATcaatatgaaattaatttaacatttgttggtgttgttggcaTGTTAGATCCACCACGTAAAGAAGTTTTCGATTCTATTGTCCGTTGCCGAGCAGCTGGAATCCGTGTTATTGTTATAACTGGCGATAATAAGGCCACTGCTGAAGCCATTTGCCGTCGTATTGGAGTTTTTGGGGAAGACGAAGACACAACTGGAAAATCATACTCCGGTCGTGAATTTGATGACCTTTCACCCGCTGAACAAAAAGCAGCATGTGCCCGATCTAGGTTATTTTCACGTGTAGAACCGCAGCATAAATCGAAAATTGTTGAATATCTacaaagtatgaatgaaatttctGCTATGACAGGTGATGGTGTCAATGATGCACCAGCTCTTAAGAAAGCTGAAATCGGTATTGCAATGGGTTCAGGCACTGCTGTAGCCAAATCAGCTGCCGAGATGGTGCTCGCTGACGATAACTTCTCTTCCATTGTATCTGCAGTTGAAGAAGGCCGTGCAATCTATAATAATATGAAACAGTTTATTCGTTACCTTATTTCGTCGAACATTGGCGAAGTAGTCTCTATCTTCTTAACTGCTGCTTTGGGATTACCAGAAGCTCTGATTCCTGTACAATTGTTATGGGTTAACTTG GTTACAGATGGTCTTCCAGCAACTGCTCTTGGATTCAACCCACCTGACTTGGATATCATGGAGAAACCCCCACGCAAAGCTGACGAAGGTCTTATTTCAGGCTGGCTATTCTTCcg ATACATGGCTATTGGTGGCTATGTGGGAGCTGCAACAGTCGGCGCTGCTGCTTGGTGGTTTATATTTGCGGAAACAGGTCCTCATCTAACCTATTGGCAGCTAACTCACCATTTGTCATGTATTGGCCCAGGGGATGACTTCAAAGGTGTCGACTGCAAAATATTCAGTGACCCTCACGCAATGACTATGGCTCTATCCGTACTTGTAACAATTGAAATGTTAAACGCAATgaacag TTTGTCTGAAAATCAGTCGCTCATTACTATGCCCCCATGGTGCAATATGTGGCTAATTGGTTCTATGGCTCTTTCGTTTACGCTTCATTTTGTTATTCTTTATGTGGAAGTCCTTTCT ACCGTTTTCCAAGTGACTCCACTGTCTGGAGAGGAGTGGCTGACTGTGATGAAATTCTCAATTCCTGTAGTTTTATTAGATGAAACACTGAAATTCGTTGCTAGAAAAATTACTGACG TCAACCCCACGTTccactaa
- the LOC129245119 gene encoding calcium-transporting ATPase sarcoplasmic/endoplasmic reticulum type isoform X1 has protein sequence MEDGHAKTVEQALNFFGTDPERGLTLEQVKSNQKKYGPNELPTEEGKTIWQLVLEQFDDLLVKILLLAAIISFVLALFEEHEDTFTAFVEPLVILLILIANAVVGVWQERNAESAIEALKEYEPEMGKVVRQDKSGIQKIRAKEIVPGDIVEVSVGDKIPADIRLTHIYSTTLRIDQSILTGESISVIKHTDPIPDPRAVNQDKKNILFSGTNVAAGKARGVVIGTGLNTAIGKIRTEMSETEEIKTPLQQKLDEFGEQLSKVISIICVAVWAINIGHFNDPAHGGSWIKGAIYYFKIAVALAVAAIPEGLPAVITTCLALGTRRMAKKNAIVRSLPSVETLGCTSVICSDKTGTLTTNQMSVSRMFIFDKVEGSDSSFLEFELTGSTYEPLGELFLGGQRVKASEYEALQELATICIMCNDSAIDYNEFKQCFEKVGEATETALIVLAEKLNPFSVNKSGLDRRSAAIIVRQEIETKWKKEFTLEFSRDRKSMSSYCTPLKASRLGTGPKLFVKGAPEGVLDRCTHARVGTSKVPLTSALKSKILALTGQYGTGRDTLRCLALAVADSPMRPDEMDLGDSTKFYQYEINLTFVGVVGMLDPPRKEVFDSIVRCRAAGIRVIVITGDNKATAEAICRRIGVFGEDEDTTGKSYSGREFDDLSPAEQKAACARSRLFSRVEPQHKSKIVEYLQSMNEISAMTGDGVNDAPALKKAEIGIAMGSGTAVAKSAAEMVLADDNFSSIVSAVEEGRAIYNNMKQFIRYLISSNIGEVVSIFLTAALGLPEALIPVQLLWVNLVTDGLPATALGFNPPDLDIMEKPPRKADEGLISGWLFFRYMAIGGYVGAATVGAAAWWFIFAETGPHLTYWQLTHHLSCIGPGDDFKGVDCKIFSDPHAMTMALSVLVTIEMLNAMNSLSENQSLITMPPWCNMWLIGSMALSFTLHFVILYVEVLSTVFQVTPLSGEEWLTVMKFSIPVVLLDETLKFVARKITDGESPILKMHGIVLMWAVFFGLLYAMTL, from the exons ATGGAAGACGGCCACGCTAAAACCGTCGAACAGGCCTTAAACTTTTTTGGCACAGACCCGGAACGTGGACTAACATTGGAACAAGTTAAATCCAATCAAAAGAAATATGGTCCTAACG AACTGCCGACGGAAGAAG GAAAAACTATTTGGCAGCTTGTTTTAGAGCAATTCGATGATCTTCTTGTGAAAATTCTGTTATTGGCCGCTATCATTTCTTTT GTCTTAGCTTTATTTGAAGAGCACGAAGATACATTCACAGCATTTGTAGAACCTTTagttattcttttaattttgatagCAAATGCCGTTGTAGGTGTATGGCAAGAACGAAATGCTGAGTCTGCTATTGAAGCCCTTAAAGAATATGAGCCTGAAATGGGTAAAGTGGTCCGTCAGGATAAGTCTGGAATTCAGAAAATTAGAGCAAAGGAAATTGTTCCTGGAGATATTGTCGAGGTATCAGTAGGAGATAAAATTCCTGCTGATATTAGATTAACACACATCTACTCGACTACCCTACGAATCGATCAATCAATTCTGACTGGTGAATCAATATCGGTCATTAAACATACCGATCCTATTCCCGATCCACGTGCCGTTAACCAAGACAAAAAGAATATCTTGTTTTCGGGTACAAATGTGGCTGCTGGAAAAGCTCGTGGCGTCGTCATTGGTACGGGTTTGAATACAGCGATTGGAAAAATTCGCACAGAAATGTCAGAAACGGAAGAAATCAAGACTccattacaacaaaaactagaTGAATTTGGCGAGCAGCTCTCAAAGGTTATTTCGATCATTTGTGTTGCTGTGTGGGCTATCAATATTGGTCACTTCAATGATCCCGCTCATGGTGGTTCGTGGATAAAAGGTGCTATCTATTATTTCAAAATCGCTGTTGCTTTGGCTGTTGCAGCCATTCCAGAAGGTTTGCCAGCTGTAATTACAACATGTTTGGCATTGGGTACTCGTCGTAtggcaaagaaaaatgctatcgTGCGATCATTACCATCTGTAGAAACATTAGGTTGCACATCGGTGATTTGCTCAGATAAAACTGGTACTTTAACCACAAATCAAATGTCTGTTTCAAGaatgttcatttttgataaggTCGAAGGCAGTGATAGCAGCTTCCTCGAGTTTGAGCTGACAGGATCCACTTACGAACCTTTGGGTGAACTCTTTTTGGGTGGCCAACGAGTAAAAGCCTCGGAATATGAGGCACTTCAAGAACTCGCTACTATTTGTATTATGTGTAATGATTCCGCAATTGATTACAATGAGTTCAAACAATGCTTTGAAAAGGTAGGTGAAGCGACAGAAACAGCTTTAATTGTACTTGCGGAAAAACTGAATCCCTTCAGTGTAAATAAAAGTGGACTAGATCGTCGTTCAGCCGCTATAATTGTGCGGCAAGAAATCGAAACTAAATGGAAAAAAGAATTCACTCTTGAATTTTCGCGAGATCGTAAATCAATGTCTTCGTACTGTACACCCTTGAAAGCATCGCGCTTGGGGACAGGTCCTAAGTTATTTGTTAAAGGTGCTCCAGAAGGCGTTTTGGATCGTTGTACGCATGCACGTGTTGGAACAAGTAAAGTTCCACTAACTTCTGCTCTCAAGAGCAAAATTTTGGCTCTAACTGGACAGTATGGTACTGGGCGAGATACTTTGCGCTGTCTGGCTTTAGCTGTTGCTGATAGCCCTATGCGCCCAGATGAAATGGACTTGGGCGATTCAACAAAATTCTATcaatatgaaattaatttaacatttgttggtgttgttggcaTGTTAGATCCACCACGTAAAGAAGTTTTCGATTCTATTGTCCGTTGCCGAGCAGCTGGAATCCGTGTTATTGTTATAACTGGCGATAATAAGGCCACTGCTGAAGCCATTTGCCGTCGTATTGGAGTTTTTGGGGAAGACGAAGACACAACTGGAAAATCATACTCCGGTCGTGAATTTGATGACCTTTCACCCGCTGAACAAAAAGCAGCATGTGCCCGATCTAGGTTATTTTCACGTGTAGAACCGCAGCATAAATCGAAAATTGTTGAATATCTacaaagtatgaatgaaatttctGCTATGACAGGTGATGGTGTCAATGATGCACCAGCTCTTAAGAAAGCTGAAATCGGTATTGCAATGGGTTCAGGCACTGCTGTAGCCAAATCAGCTGCCGAGATGGTGCTCGCTGACGATAACTTCTCTTCCATTGTATCTGCAGTTGAAGAAGGCCGTGCAATCTATAATAATATGAAACAGTTTATTCGTTACCTTATTTCGTCGAACATTGGCGAAGTAGTCTCTATCTTCTTAACTGCTGCTTTGGGATTACCAGAAGCTCTGATTCCTGTACAATTGTTATGGGTTAACTTG GTTACAGATGGTCTTCCAGCAACTGCTCTTGGATTCAACCCACCTGACTTGGATATCATGGAGAAACCCCCACGCAAAGCTGACGAAGGTCTTATTTCAGGCTGGCTATTCTTCcg ATACATGGCTATTGGTGGCTATGTGGGAGCTGCAACAGTCGGCGCTGCTGCTTGGTGGTTTATATTTGCGGAAACAGGTCCTCATCTAACCTATTGGCAGCTAACTCACCATTTGTCATGTATTGGCCCAGGGGATGACTTCAAAGGTGTCGACTGCAAAATATTCAGTGACCCTCACGCAATGACTATGGCTCTATCCGTACTTGTAACAATTGAAATGTTAAACGCAATgaacag TTTGTCTGAAAATCAGTCGCTCATTACTATGCCCCCATGGTGCAATATGTGGCTAATTGGTTCTATGGCTCTTTCGTTTACGCTTCATTTTGTTATTCTTTATGTGGAAGTCCTTTCT ACCGTTTTCCAAGTGACTCCACTGTCTGGAGAGGAGTGGCTGACTGTGATGAAATTCTCAATTCCTGTAGTTTTATTAGATGAAACACTGAAATTCGTTGCTAGAAAAATTACTGACGGTGAGAGCCCCATTCTAAAAATGCATGGGATTGTTTTAATGTGGGCCGTTTTCTTTGGCCTTTTGTATGCAATGACGCTTTAA
- the LOC129245560 gene encoding uncharacterized protein LOC129245560: MGWFSVSSFLAFLELAVSFAALITKKLTDSQGEQVYKRNQKLSSEWSLLNNLNWSQAGNDFSMLTYGGYTLIAGAFLLSRLNGNKYGTCEKILLICGLIFFFTEAGLVFGTLEYIPIDIQANALILGTLSAAGAILFFIDICYTTSLTQSVSKVVQTEIQYSFLKDEPSVLHKSSIHSLPLVPASVQIYPTDDRVYLQPQSEKTKGCWGKKNSMRKYLKTRVLQTDV; the protein is encoded by the exons ATGGGTTGGTTTTCGGTTTCtagttttcttgcttttttggaGTTA gcaGTATCTTTCGCTGCTTTAATCACCAAAAAGCTCACAGATAGCCAAGGCGAGCAAGTTtacaaaagaaaccaaaaattatCAAGTGAATGGAGCTTACTTAATAACTTAAATTGGTCCCAGGCTGGAAACGATTTTAGCATGCTCACTTATGGTGGATATACGTTAATAGCCGgggcttttttgctttcaag aTTGAATGGCAATAAATATGGGACGTGTGAGAAAATACTATTAATTTGtggattaatatttttctttactgaAG cgGGTTTAGTATTTGGAACATTGGAGTACATACCAATAGATATTCAAGCAAACGCTCTAATTCTCGGAACCCTATCGGCTGCAGGAGCGATTTTATTCTTCATTGATATTTGTTATACAACTTCTTTAACACAAAGTGTATCAAAGGTAGTGCAAACTGAAATTCAGTATTCGTTCTTGAAAGACGAACCAAGTGTTCTACACAAGTCATCCATTCATTCATTGCCACTGGTTCCTGCAAGCGTTCAAATATATCCCACTGATGACCGGGTATACTTACAACCACAATCAGAGAAAACTAAAGGATGTTGggggaaaaaaaattctatgcgaaagtatttaaaaacaCGTGTACTTCAAACTGATGTCTAA